In the Primulina eburnea isolate SZY01 chromosome 15, ASM2296580v1, whole genome shotgun sequence genome, gttgtgaaaatataatattattttctagattttttttaacaatctACCCCTTTTAATTATTACTTTAGCTttttatatcatattaaaaAACACCAATTAAACAAGAGTAAAATAAAAATTCCGTAAAATATAGTTtctgttgaaataatatattttaatatgaaaaagtaatagttgaatatttgaatgttgaaaataagagttgtaaagttagaaatttgtgtgtgatgatgtaggtaatgatgtattttatttttggattatgtgtaatgaaactctataaatagatatctcatttgtgaagaaaatcacaattgagtagagagaaaaatattataaagtgtgtagtttggtaaattttgagagtttgagatttttactttttaccataaatttttactttttcacaacacgttatcagcacgaagctctaaaagtcctacatactattccaagctccaaacagaagaaaaatgtaacaaaagtaataatatttattttactgttatttatttattgtgtatttatttaatatacaatataatgttattattagaaataataaaaataaatttttcataaaacttgttataaatcctgggaggatgttaagacgacatcccacactcccggtaagggatacgacaagtataaaagcctatacagtttttaaacaaaaagtaataatatttattttactgttatttatttattgtgtatttatttaatataaaatataatgttattattagaaataataaaaataaatttttcataaacttgttataaatcctgggaggatgttaagacgacatcccatactcccggtaagggatacgacaagtataaaagcctataaggtttttaaacaaaataaattatgacactcattataatattatgatatgatatacataattatttaaacatgtctaatattatatacatcatattattaccataaaattatacaaatacatacatttattttttgtacaccaacggtcataaacggtaacaaacggctagtttttgccctataaatatcatctcacaaacacattcaatcactccaactttctcttcttctctaaaaattattcatcatcaaattttcgaagaaaaaagaagatggctttctcaaggatatttttaattattttggttatcatactcacgagtcttgtatttatctgagaatatcctcctcgtgcgttttctttatttttacaaatacttgtacttgttgtttatccgttactttgtattgtaatatttattaactaataaaatgcatcgtaattttttttagtacaaacatgtcaaatttaacaaagctcgaatttattgcgctcgacatcacgggaaagaattatatgccatggactctagatgtagaaatgtatcttgagtcattgggtctaagcgagaccattaaagaaaatggcatatgcacgtcacaagaaaaggcaagagccatgatatttttgcgttgacatctcgacgatggattgaaatgtgaatatctgactgaaaaaaatcccatggctttgtggaagggattaaaagaaagatttgaacatataagggaagttatacttccgaccgcccgggatgaatggaacacactgagattccaagattttaaaaaaagtcagtgattacaattcggcgatgtatagaataatctcgcaattaaaattttgtggacatgaggtcacagaatctgagatgcttgaaaaaacattttccacatttcatgcatcaaatattactctacaacaacaatatagagtacttggatttgcgagatattctgagctcatcgcctgtcttcttgtggcagaaaagaacaacgagctattaatgaaaaatcatcagtcccgacccactggatcaacagcatttccagaagtaaatgctgtaagtaaaaatgaatttatacctggaaaccaaaatcaatttcaaagacaaggttttggtcgaggtcgaggtcgaggtcgtggacgtggacgtggacgtggacgtggaattggtcgtggtcgtgtaTGCgaccgtggttttgaaaataatagagatagttataactcatctcaaaagagcgtcccaaaccatccacagaaaagacatcatgagaatacaagtgttaatgagaatcactcaaaaagatatgaaagttcttgttacagatgtggtactccaggacattggtccaaagtttgtcgagcccctgagtacctttgtaaactttataaagaatcattaaaggggaaagaaaaggagaccaacttcactgaacgcagtgaccgtttgagtgattcaactcatcttgatgctggtgattttatgaatgatttatctggaaatgatcaacatgttggtgggatagaaatgaacaattttgatgctgcagattttctcaatgatttttctgaaaatgaacaatatagtggtagaatataaatgtacaataatttgtttttcatgtattcatataataatgttttattgtacaattatgatatgtgttatatttatatatgtattgtcagtaattttatttcattgcatatttttttgaagttcaaatatggaaaatgctatgagcaaagctgaagtttgcataccggatagtggtacaacgcacactatcctccgagataaaagatatttcttggaactaaaaccaacaaaaacaacggtgaacacaatatcaggtcctgtagacttgattaaaggatgtggtaaagcacaatttttgttacctaatggtacaaaatttttgatcaatgatgctttatattcaccacaatcgaaaagaaatttgttgagttttaatgatatatattcccatgggtatgatactcaaacaatgaatgaagggaatgagaaatatatgtgtcttatcacatataaatcaggaaagaaatatgtgattgaaaaactatcaatgctccctactggattgcattatacacatataagtcccattgaatcaaacatggtagttgataattcctcgatattaaccaattgacatgatcgattgggacattctggttcaacaatgatgcgaagaattatagaaaatacacatggtcatccactgaaagaccagaagatctttcagaataataagtttcaatgtaaagcatgttctcttggaaaacttattataagaccatcaccagtcaaaatccaaactgaatcaccaatgtttcttgaacgtattcagggtgatatttgtggaccaatccatccaccatgtggaccattcagatactttatggtattgattgatgcctccagcagatggtcacatgtatgtttattgtcaactcgaaatgttgcatttgcaagattacttgctcaaataataaaattgaggaatcaatttcccgattatacaatcaagaaaattagacttgataatgctggtgaatttacttcccagactttcaatgattattgtatgtctatgggaatcattgttgagcatcctgttgctcatgtacatacacagaatagattggctgaatcattgattaaacgtctgcaaatgattgctagaccaatgattatgaaaacaaagctccctatttctatatggggacatgcaattttacacgctgcttcattaattcgcatcagaccaagtgcatatcataaatactccccattgcagcttgcatttggtaaagaaccagacatttctcatctgagaatttttggatgtatggtgtatgtgcctattgcaccaccacaacaaaagaaaatgggacctcaaagaaaggttggaatttatatcggttatgatagtccatcaatcattcgatatcttgaacctcagacaggagatgtgttcacagcacgttttgctgattgtcattttaatgagaaaatcttcccaatgttagagggagaacaaaaacataccgaaaaagaaattacatggtatgtatcatcattgttacatctggatccaagaacaaaacaatgtgaaaaagatgtacaacaaattgtacacttgcaaagaatagcaaatcaaataccagatgcatttgcagacacaaaaggggtaactaaatcatatatacatgctgcaaatgcccctgctcgaattgaaattccaaagaaacaaatggaagatactcatgatgtcattaaacgcctgaagcgtggaaggccagtcggttccaaggataaaaatcctcgaaaaagaaaatttatagagaaacatgatgatcacaaaatagagaatgttgttcctgaagaaacacatgatgatgaaaatgttctgtcagaaccacaaactgacgagaatcatgaaatctctatcaattacattaatactggaaaaatatggaaccaaaaagatatagatgaaattgatgatatattttcttataatgtggcaatcgacatcataaatgataatgaagatcatgaaccaaaatcttttggtgaatgtaaaaatcggcaggactggataaaatgtaaagaagccatccaggttgaattggattcgctaaataaacgtaatgtttttggacctatagtccttacacctgaaggtgtaaaacctgttggatacaaatgagtttttattcgaaagcgaaatgagaaaaatgaaatagtaagatataaagctcgacttgttgcacagggtttttctcaaaggcctggaattgattatgaagaaacgtattctcctgtgatggatgcaattacgtttcggtatttgattagtttggcagtatctgaaaatttagaaatgcgtcttatggatgttgttacagcttacttatatggatcacttgatagtaatatatatatgaaaatccctgaaggatttaagatgcctgaagcacaaagttcaaaacccagggaatgttattctgtgaaattacaaagatcattatatgggttaaagcaatcaggtcgaatgtggtataatcgactaagtgatcacttgatgaaaaagggatatgtaaataattcaatatgcccttgtgttttcattaagaaaacaacatccggatgcgtaattattgctgtatatgctgatgatttaaacatcattggaatgaataaggaaattcaagaagttgtgtcatacttgaaggaagaatttgaaatgaaagattttggaaaaaccaagtattgcctgggtttacaaattgaacaaaaagaatgtggaatgtttgttcaccagacaaattatacagaaaagatccttaaacgttttaatatggataaagcaaatcctttaagtactccaatggttgttagatcattaaacatagaaaaggatccattccgtccatgtgaagatgatgaagatattcttggtccagaagtaccatatctaagtgccatcggtgcccttatgtaccttataaattgtacaaggcctgatatatcttttgccgtgaatctgttggcaagatttagctcatatccaacaaagagacactggaacggaattaaacatatattccgttatctacgaggaacaacagacttgggacttttgtattcaaaagatgctaatccaagtataattggttatgccgatgctggatacttatctgatccacacaaggcacgttcccaaactagatatgtatttactcgtggaggcactgcaatatcttggcgttcacagaaacaaacgctcgtaacaacttcatcaaatcatgccgagattattgcactacatgaagcaagtcgtgaatgtgtgtggttaaaatcaatgacccaacatatccaaatttcatgcggattatcatttgatgagaagcctgtgatactatatgaagataatgctgcatgtgttgctcaaatgaaagaaggatacataaaaagcgacagaactaaacatattcctcctaagttcttcgcattcaccaaggagcttgagaagaataaatgtattgatgtttgtcacattcaatcaagtgaaaactcatcagatctcttcacaaaggcactacctacgtcaatattcagaaaacacatatataatattgggatgcgcaatctacgaaatttgtgaagagttgttcgtgtcaacatgagggggagttcacgtgactgcactctttttcccttactatggtttttatcccaatgggtttttcctagtaaggtttttaacgaggcagtacaaaacacgtaatgaagacatcatcgtatcatgatcatcatcacaagggggagtgttgaaataatatattttaatatggaaaagtaatagttgaatatttgaatgttgaaaataagagttgtaaagttagaaatttgtgtgtgatgatgtaggtaatgatgtattttatttttggattatgtgtaatgaaactctataaatagatatctcatttgtgaagaaaatcacaattgagtagagagaaaaatattataaagtgtgtagtttaataaattttgagagtttgagatttttactttttaccataaatttttactttttcacaaccgTTTCAAGAATAACTTTCAAATGAAGTGATATATTAAACGGGTTTCTCTTATCGAATTGGGAGATCATTATTTCTTTAGTTTAAAGGTCGATGTATCGatgctaaaataatatattgtttCCCTAAAAATTAAGAAACTCCAAGCTTtctaaaatatgattattttactCTCAAAAATTCCTCAAAGGTTTGTTTGTGGAAATAAGAATGAGTCATGATTTCTTCCTCCAAATCAAACgctctctctttttctttcttgtATATAAACGCCTCACGCAATCTCCAGAGAAAATTCCCAACTCTCTCGGGTTTCTGGATTCAAGACAAGTCATTAGTTTTCTGTCTAATAATAATTTGTAGTGTTGGATATATCTTCTTCACTAGATGTCCGTACGGTAAGCCAAACATTCGAGATGGGGTTTTACTCAGAAATTTCATGTCGCAGTAGCCAACATATAGAATCTCAGCGCTGATGTGAGTTTCATATTGGATCTGCTACTCTCACTATGCCATTCCCATCGAAGAAGGTGAAGAGTGCGAGAATTTCTCGATTGCTGAACGATCATCTGCACAAGTCTCAGAATGGCTCCTCGCTTGTGGTGGAAACCGGGTTTCCGACATCCCTAATCGATCTATTCAtcaagaatcgagaaaagttgCTAAAATCATCCAATAAAAAGCGTGCATCTTCTTTATCTGTACCGTCCCTGAATGATGATGACGATCCGGTGATTGCAGGATCGCCTACTCTTTTACCATCTCCTCCGCAGTCACCCTCTTGTATGAATTCACAGGTAATTGCAGGATTGCCTTTAAATTGTTCTTCTCCCTTGCGAAGCGCCTCGATTTTGCACTTGCCTTTGGGTGTGAATGAAATCGACGAGGGAGTTCGTGATGGTGGTGGAGCTGAGAGGAGGTGTTCTGTTGAAAGGGTTGTGGATGCAAAAGGAATTATCTTGGTggcagtaaaaatatttttggtggcTGTTTTGGCGTTAGGGGCAAAGAGACTAACATTAGGAATTACCATGTCTGCGTTCTTGTTGTGTTTCCTTGAGTGTGCAGGGAAACATCTGCGTGAATTGTTGAAGCCATGTTCAAAGGCTAAAGGGTGGTTGACTTCGATTGTGCCAAAGGTGCGGAAATTAAGATACAAGGATGATAGAGTAGACCAGAAGAAAGGTGGTGCATCGTTGTGGAAGGAGCGGCAAGAGGGATTTACGAGACCAGATCCTTCTTTAAAGTGCTGTGAATCAAGGCATCAGACTCGAAAGATTGAAATCGAGAAACCAAATCAATATCCGATTACTttttttgatgaaatacaaCCAGAGAAGGAAATAATGGAGGATTCCTGTTTTAAAGGGACGTTGAGGAATCAGGAAAATGACTCAAATGAGATGGTGATTGGGAAAGAAAAGTCTCTCTTTGAATCTcggaaagataaaataaaatcaaagatgaAGTTATTTGTACCAAAGAAATTTCGGAGTTTAAGAAAAGAACACAACTTTAGAAGGTTAAAAGTCGTTCAAGAGGATAAAGTTGCCGTGTGTGAAGAACATGGAATGGAAGGATGCGTGGATGAAGGGGAATCAGAGACTACTAGCAGATCATCATCTACTTCAAGCGGAAGATTCAAAGAAGAAGATGTCATGGATTCAATTTATGCAGTTGGTGGTTTGCGGGAGATTGATGAGGAAGTAGCCACAGACAAGGAAGTGGGGGGCAAGGAAACAGAATCTGCAATGAGTTGGAGTTACTTCGTGCTCTGTTCTACTGTTCTTATTGGACTCATTGGGGGTCGTGCGTTTGCACTCTTGCTCACCTTATCGTGGTTTCTTGTGTTGAAATTAAGCAAAACAATGACTAGGTACAGAGAGGTGATAAAGTCTGTTGATGACAGGTCtggttagaaattttgaatccCTTTTCTTACAGAAGCTTCTGGTTTCAACTTCTtgttctttgtttttttttcctatttttttGGATGTGCTCTTTCGGCTTCAGATGGTTATTCAACCTTTTGTTGGCCACTGAATCGGGGTGTTGTGGCTTTCACCTGTAAATTTATAGATAAAAGGATCATAATGTTACTTATTCGAAAAGTTGCTATAGTTTTCTAGTATGtgtttcttttttaattttaatggaCAATTTTTTACATCCGTAACAAGTACATTCTCCGCTTACATGTTGGTTCTATCTTAGTTTGATTGGGAATGTAAATTCATAGTGAAACAACATGAACTCGTATTTATGGTTAAGGTTGGAAACCTGTGAGATACCATCACGCCATTGTTGTAGTAAAGTTGCTTTATTTGCCTTTTGTTTCCCCATTTCTTCTTCCACTCTTCCCTAGATTATAGGTTTAGTTGCGTCTTGGTGTGTGGCCTTGCTTTTGCTGCTCTATCTGCGTGACTGCCCAACAATACAGTTGGTGACAATTACTACAAGAGAAATCTTTTGCGTGTAACTTTTATAGGTTTAATTTTGCTCTTTCCCCTGCAGAAATTATCAAACAAACGGAGTTTCTCGTGATAGTGACAGTGGCactgttttttgtttttctgtTTTTACAATGGGGTGGGAGTGGGGGTGGGTGATTATCTATTACTATATGCATATCTTGTTGAATGCAAGTACTGTTTCTCTGCTAATGAGACGCGCATTGGCGAGTTCTAAATTCAGGTTGCCCTTGTTGTTTGTTCTTCATGTTAATGTTGCCCTGAGTGGACCCTTGAGTCCATAAGTGAGAATCTGTCCCTTTCTATAGGGATATTGAATAATGTATCTTTAATTACCCCTTGAAACTCATGGGGAAAAGACAAAAGATTTCGTTGAAGTCGAAAGCATTCTCTACGTTTTAGAAAAGTGTGATTCTTTTAAGTAAAAAAATGGCGAGCCTCACGGGCCTTTTAGATGCGACCTTCGCAGTTGACCGTGCTCCACGTTTAACACACTAGACTAGATCTGGTTCTTGTTCTTATTATGAATATAGATATGTATCTACAAAATATTGTCAGTTGTTAAATTATGGCTTAATTAGTTTAATTaagatttatatttttaagtgattaaaaaatatttagttaGTTCCCGCGCGTGATCAACATAAACTTGAACTCAAATATAATTAGTATAACATCGCTTGACTGACTACTCTATCAGATGCATTAAAAAGGAAACTATAATCCGAAATGTAAACATTTAAACAATCTTACATTAGCATGCAAAATAAACATTGCGTTCATATACGTATGTTGGTCTCCTGACtttatgaaataaataaaaaaaatatgaaattaaatcgAAGGATCATGTTCAAGTTTCTTGcatgtgtttaattattgtCATGTCGAGTATCTAATATATCTGCCAATTAATTATATGACGTCGCTTGCAGCTTGTTGATTACCGACTTGTCCACCTGGAAAGCCTTGGCCAAAACGTGGACTTTT is a window encoding:
- the LOC140814593 gene encoding uncharacterized protein, which gives rise to MPFPSKKVKSARISRLLNDHLHKSQNGSSLVVETGFPTSLIDLFIKNREKLLKSSNKKRASSLSVPSLNDDDDPVIAGSPTLLPSPPQSPSCMNSQVIAGLPLNCSSPLRSASILHLPLGVNEIDEGVRDGGGAERRCSVERVVDAKGIILVAVKIFLVAVLALGAKRLTLGITMSAFLLCFLECAGKHLRELLKPCSKAKGWLTSIVPKVRKLRYKDDRVDQKKGGASLWKERQEGFTRPDPSLKCCESRHQTRKIEIEKPNQYPITFFDEIQPEKEIMEDSCFKGTLRNQENDSNEMVIGKEKSLFESRKDKIKSKMKLFVPKKFRSLRKEHNFRRLKVVQEDKVAVCEEHGMEGCVDEGESETTSRSSSTSSGRFKEEDVMDSIYAVGGLREIDEEVATDKEVGGKETESAMSWSYFVLCSTVLIGLIGGRAFALLLTLSWFLVLKLSKTMTRYREVIKSVDDRSG